The following proteins are encoded in a genomic region of Gossypium hirsutum isolate 1008001.06 chromosome D05, Gossypium_hirsutum_v2.1, whole genome shotgun sequence:
- the LOC107931717 gene encoding putative receptor like protein 25: protein MLKPSPLKTGGEAGEKPDDAICPRQSWLLHADHCFNRSLPYLQVLVLKSNHMHGSLRVNSSKSSPFFSKIQIFDLSSNYFSGPLPVRYISSFNAIINLKKQDSARPYMGVQDFTSAFYAYSIGIVMKGQDREFVKIFTMWMIIDLSNNQFEGGIPNVIGKLNLLKGLNLSHNNLHGDIPTSIGNLTSLEWLDLSSNRLSGTIPNRLADLPFLSSLNVSENQLHGQIPQGKQFNTFGNDSYKGNKGLCGFPVSKGCNIIEPPPPNVLEKDGSKSNIAFGWKVVLIGYGCGVVFGMCVGYVVFQTGKPKWLVNLVESQQEMRRRRKSKKGNRSSRRRRI from the exons ATGTTGAAGCCCTCTCCATTGAAGACAGGTGGTGAAGCTGGTGAAAAACCTGATGATGCCATC TGCCCTCGACagtcttggttgctgcatgctgaccattGCTTCAACAGAAGTCTTCCATATTTGCAAGTTCTTGTATTGAAGTCAAATCATATGCATGGTTCCTTGCGTGTCAATAGCTCCAAGTCTAGCCCTTTTTTctctaaaatccaaatttttgaCCTCTCAAGTAACTATTTTTCTGGACCCCTACCAGTGAGATACATCAGCAGCTTCAATGCTATCATAAATCTCAAGAAACAAGACAGTGCAAGGCCATACATGGGTGTGCAAGATTTTACTAGTGCCTTCTATGCCTATTCCATTGGAATTGTTATGAAAGGACAAGATAGGgaatttgtgaaaattttcaCCATGTGGATGATCATTGATCTATCAAACAATCAGTTTGAAGGGGGTATTCCAAATGTTATTGGGAAGCTTAACTTACTGAAAGGGCTCAACCTTTCTCATAATAACCTTCATGGTGATATCCCCACCTCAATAGGGAATTTGACAAGTCTTGAATGGTTGGACCTATCTTCAAATAGGTTGTCTGGGACGATTCCAAATAGATTGGCAGATCTACCATTTCTTTCGTCCTTAAATGTTTCTGAAAATCAACTCCATGGTCAGATTCCTCAAGGCAAACAATTCAACACATTTGGAAATGATTCATATAAAGGGAATAAGGGACTATGTGGATTTCCGGTCTCGAAAGGTTGCAACATCATTGAGCCACCACCTCCAAATGTGCTTGAAAAAGATGGCTCAAAATCAAACATTGCTTTTGGTTGGAAAGTGGTGTTGATAGGTTATGGATGCGGAGTGGTGTTCGGAATGTGCGTGGGATATGTTGTTTTCCAAACTGGTAAGCCGAAATGGTTGGtgaatttggttgaaagccaacAAGAGATGAGGCGAAGAAGAAAGTCAAAGAAAGGCAATCGTAGCAGTAGACGAAGAAGGATCTAA